In Juglans regia cultivar Chandler chromosome 5, Walnut 2.0, whole genome shotgun sequence, the following are encoded in one genomic region:
- the LOC118348465 gene encoding uncharacterized protein LOC118348465 has translation MEDPEDTSRDNVLWGDAMEEIFIDMLYQDALQGRLKGGKITFREHGVYAQRLTAVGKKVFDGNQVRGKLTRLKGMQRLFTDLLSQTGMGWDPDTKTVVASDECWENAIRVKSKWGRFRTFGCPKYEELCTIFGASVAYGTMQHASTQLPADSDDERRLDEEMRARVPPALGHRQGLPIGNDDFIDLMGIGSPAVDAVTGSSRRPKPRKKSDFEVQLSEAVEEVKLTQRARRKRYEDAEAVASSKRSKESEPSEGTNAGYDPISHCATLLSELSPPLDPSQLVRAIKELLNPEMRQFFLSLDAARRDSWARHC, from the exons ATGGAGGACCCCGAAGATACGAGCCGGGATAATGTGCTTTGGGGCGATGCCATGGAGGAGATATTCATCGACATGCTCTACCAGGACGCGCTTCAAGGTAGATTAAAGGGCGGAAAGATAACGTTTAGAGAGCATGGAGTTTATGCACAGCGACTCACTGCTGTTGGGAAGAAAGTGTTTGACGGGAACCAGGTTCGTGGAAAATTGACGAGGTTGAAGGGGATGCAGCGCTTGTTTACCGATTTGTTGAGCCAAACTGGTATGGGTTGGGATCCCGACACAAAGACAGTTGTCGCGAGTGACGAGTGCTGGGAGAATGCCATTAgg GTTAAATCGAAATGGGGGAGGTTTCGTACTTTTGGCTGCCCAAAGTACGAGGAGCTATGCACCATATTTGGCGCGTCCGTTGCATACGGGACTATGCAACACGCATCAACACAGCTCCCCGCAGATAGCGACGACGAGCGGCGCCTGGATGAGGAGATGCGAGCTCGAGTGCCTCCCGCACTAGGCCATCGACAGGGATTGCCCATTGGCAATGATGACTTTATTGACTTGATGGGGATCGGGTCACCTGCAGTGGATGCCGTGACTGGGTCATCACGTAGGCCGAAGCCAAGAAAGAAGAGCGATTTTGAGGTGCAGCTTTCTGAGGCCGTCGAGGAGGTTAAACTGACGCAGAGAGCGAGGCGTAAACGATATGAGGATGCAGAAGCTGTGGCATCATCGAAGCGCAGCAAAGAGTCAGAGCCTAGTGAGGGGACCAATGCGGGGTATGATCCGATTAGTCATTGTGCGACGTTGCTAAGCGAGCTTTCCCCTCCGTTGGATCCATCCCAACTTGTTCGCGCAATTAAGGAATTACTGAACCCAGAGATGCGACAGTTTTTCTTGTCCTTGGATGCTGCAAGGAGGGACTCTTGGGCCCGTCATTGTTAA
- the LOC108990361 gene encoding putative nuclease HARBI1: MIDAVVPTEVREAYRNRHGKVAQNVLCVCDLDMKFTFLYTGWEGSSHDARVFIDALSQGRNAFPMPLDGHYYLVDSAYPCTRGFMPPYPRERYHRSDRQGQRGFRGYKDYFNHRHSCIRNVIERTFGVLKSRFRILRLMPGYKVGRQGDLIIACCTLHNFIRMTSPNDWLFEEWRDMELSPSGRAYSDAAVSGNHPDMTVESARAMAAIRDDIAKRMWEARSGH, from the exons ATGATCGACGCTGTTGTACCTACAGAGGTGCGTGAGGCATATCGCAACCGGCATGGCAAAGTTGCCCAAAACGTATTGTGTGTATGTGACTTGGACATGAAATTCACATTCCTGTACACTGGTTGGGAGGGGAGCTCGCATGATGCACGTGTATTCATCGATGCATTGTCTCAGGGCCGCAACGCATTTCCAATGCCTCTCGATG GTCATTATTATCTAGTCGATTCGGCGTATCCATGTACTCGAGGATTTATGCCCCCTTACCCTAGAGAGAGATATCATAGAAGTGACCGTCAGGGTCAGCGGGGATTTAGGgggtataaagattattttaatcatcGTCATTCATGTATTCGTAACGTAATAGAACGTACATTTGGGGTCTTGAAATCACGATTTAGAATTCTAAGACTCATGCCTGGTTATAAAGTTGGGAGGCAAGGGGATCTGATCATTGCATGTTGTAcgttacacaattttattagaatgacgAGCCCGAATGACTGGTTGTTCGAGGAGTGGAGAGATATGGAGCTCAGTCCAAGCGGTCGTGCATATAGCGACGCCGCTGTTTCAGGAAATCATCCTGACATGACCGTCGAATCAGCCCGAGCTATGGCTGCAATTAGGGATGACATTGCCAAACGTATGTGGGAAGCTAGGAGTGGTCATTGa
- the LOC109021563 gene encoding disease resistance protein RUN1-like has protein sequence MDTQRPSSSTSEIKRDHSSPPGWKYEVFLSFYGRDTRRGFTDHLHADLKRKGIVVFKDDKTLKQGEYISQALLKAIQESEYAIIILSANYAYSKWCLMELAEIVKREEKKKLITIIPIFYHVDPSDIRNQRGTFAEAFAAHEKDPNVDIKEIDMWRNAFRKVGEIVGEHVNHNKYESTIIQKVCGRISNELNSRFSRHDYEKLVAIDSHVDEMMKILDIESNNVHFVGIYGMGGVGKTLLAEIIYDRVSCQFEGSSFIYCIREESRARGLASLQKQLLSMIIKEKIHVWDHHHGSEVISRRLRDKKVFIVLDDVDSDEQLTALAKDRKWFGPGSRVIITCRDSHLLRTHGVYDIFKVELLQTTEALQLFRLSAFDKTQPPEIYEDLSIDFVNYAHGLPLALKVLGSFLRDRTIDAWKSERGQLERIPHTKIMNVLQISFDKLEYWQKELFLDMACLFRSGQLWVDNIFYEMLKSLGYHCIDIDVLVEKALISKSQYGWLYMHDLLKEMGQEIVRRECHEEPGRRSRLCGLEDVFHVLKNDTGSDAIKGIVMDFCPETKEIRINAKALSKMRKLRFFKFHESQTIKWRGKPLKYMPTNELRFLEWSGYASRSWPSSFQPNNLTILRMYNSRMKQLWKGSMVFYNLKVLDVSGSEDLIKTPDLTGAPNLEKLDFSGCRSLCELHPSIEAIKGLEELRMSGSRIKELWKGLVVFENLKVLDVSDSKNLIKTPDLTGAPLLENLNLSGCRSLCEVHPSIGSLKRLKELWLNKCSGLKKLPDLSRLECLTDLWALETALTQIPSLDLIPKSIREFHLEVREFMPDPSYDIGSFVEYEMEGIYDLVKSLSIGLDGGDRTRGISGTYYSDIAGETVGQCVFECFSHSLL, from the exons ATGGACACTCAAAGACCCTCTTCATCTACTTCTGAAATAAAAAGAGATCATTCATCTCCGCCTGGATGGAAATATGAAGTTTTCCTTAGTTTCTATGGCAGAGACACCAGAAGGGGTTTCACAGATCATCTACATGCTGATTTAAAACGGAAAGGCATTGTCGTCTTTAAGGATGACAAAACACTCAAGCAAGGAGAATACATTTCTCAAGCGCTTCTAAAAGCAATTCAAGAATCGGAATACGCCATCATCATACTTTCAGCAAATTATGCTTATTCCAAATGGTGTCTTATGGAACTTGCCGAGATCGTTAAACGGGAGGAAAAGAAGAAGCTGATCACAATTATTCCTATCTTCTATCATGTCGATCCTTCAGACATAAGAAATCAAAGAGGGACTTTTGCAGAAGCTTTCGCCGCACATGAAAAAGATCCCAATGTAGACATCAAAGAGATTGATATGTGGAGAAATGCTTTCAGAAAAGTGGGCGAAATTGTCGGAGAGCACGTAAATCATAACAA GTACGAATCAACAATTATACAAAAAGTCTGTGGACGTATATCTAATGAGTTGAATTCTAGATTCTCACGCCATGATTATGAGAAACTTGTTGCAATAGACTCCCATGTAGATGAAATGATGAAGATATTGGATATTGAATCGAACAATGTTCACTTTGTAGGAATTTATGGCATGGGTGGTGTAGGGAAGACACTGCTAGCCGAAATAATTTATGATCGAGTTTCTTGTCAGTTTGAAGGAAGCagctttatttattgtattagaGAAGAATCTAGAGCTCGTGGTCTAGCTTCTTTACAGAAACAACTTCTTTCTAtgatcataaaagaaaaaatacatgtatgGGATCATCACCATGGAAGTGAGGTGATAAGCAGGAGGTTACGTGATAAAAAGGTTTTTATCGTCCTGGACGATGTTGACAGTGACGAGCAACTGACAGCATTAGCAAAGGATCGGAAATGGTTTGGTCCAGGCAGTAGGGTGATTATAACATGTAGAGATAGTCATTTGTTGAGAACACATGGAGTGTATGATATCTTTAAGGTTGAGCTTCTTCAAACTACTGAAGCTTTGCAACTCTTTCGTTTGTCAGCCTTCGATAAAACCCAACCTCCGGAGATTTATGAGGATCTATCTATTGATTTTGTGAATTATGCTCACGGCCTTCCTTTAGCTCTAAAAGTTTTGGGTTCTTTCTTGCGTGATAGAACAATAGATGCGTGGAAAAGTGAGAGGGGTCAGCTAGAAAGAATTCCTCACACAAAAATTATGAATGTACTTCAAATAAGTTTTGATAAGCTGGAGTATTGGCAAAAAGAGTTATTTTTGGATATGGCATGTTTGTTCCGATCGGGACAGCTTTGGGTGGATAACATATTTTATGAGATGTTAAAAAGTCTCGGTTATCATTGCATCGACATTGACGTTCTCGTTGAGAAGGCCCTCATAAGCAAATCACAATATGGATGGTTGTACATGCATGATTTACTAAAAGAAATGGGACAGGAAATAGTTCGCCGGGAATGCCATGAAGAACCTGGACGACGTAGTAGATTGTGTGGTCTCGAGGATGTCTTTCACGTGCTGAAAAATGATACT GGAAGCGATGCAATTAAAGGCATCGTCATGGATTTTTGTCCTGAAACCAAAGAGATCAGAATCAACGCCAAAGCATTGTCAAAGATgagaaaattgagattttttaaattccatGAATCTCAAACTATAAAATGGCGTGGAAAACCTTTAAAATACATGCCAACCAATGAGTTGCGATTCCTAGAGTGGTCCGGATATGCTTCGAGATCCTGGCCGAGCAGTTTCCAACCGAACAATCTTACTATACTAAGGATGTATAACAGTCGCATGAAACAACTATGGAAGGGGTCGATG GTTTTTTACAATTTGAAGGTCTTAGATGTGAGTGGTTCTGAGGATTTGATTAAAACACCAGATTTGACAGGTGCACCAAATCTTGAGAAACTAGACTTTTCAGGTTGTAGAAGCTTGTGTGAGCTCCACCCATCCATCGAAGCGATCAAAGGACTAGAAGAATTAAGAATGTCTGGCAGCCGAATCAAAGAACTATGGAAGGGTTTGGTG gtttttgaaaatttgaaggtCTTAGATGTGAGTGATTCTAAGAACCTGATTAAAACACCAGATTTGACTGGAGCCCCACTTCTCGAGAACTTAAACCTTTCAGGTTGTAGAAGCTTGTGTGAGGTTCACCCATCTATAGGAAGTCTCAAGCGATTAAAAGAGTTGTGGCTTAACAAATGTTCAGGACTTAAGAAGTTGCCAGACCTGAGTAGGTTGGAATGCCTGACGGATCTTTGGGCACTCGAAACTGCCTTAACACAAATCCCATCTCTGGATCTAATCCCCAAGAGCATCCGGGAATTTCATCTCGAAGTAAGAGAGTTCATGCCAGATCCCAGCTATGATATTGGATCATTTGTAGAATATGAGATGGAAGGAATATATGATCTGGTAAAATCACTTAGCATTGGTCTTGACGGAGGAGATAGAACTCGTGGCATATCCGGTACATATTATTCGGATATAGCTGGCGAAACGGTGGGGCAGTGTGTGTTTGAGtgtttctctcattctcttctttaG
- the LOC108987527 gene encoding TMV resistance protein N-like, with amino-acid sequence MATQTPSSSTPEVSKKRKRDNSSSSRWKHEVFLSFYGKDTRTSFTDHLYADLKRKGILVFRDDEALQRGEDISKALRKAIQKSQYGIVILSKNYTSSKWCLRELAEIVEWEKNTKLIKIIPIFYYVDPSDVRNQRGTFAKAFAAHEKDPKVDIKEIKMWKKAFSKVGDTKGEHIHQHRYESTIIQDISRRITQELNSRFSSHDYDKLVAIDSQVDKMMELLDMESNDVRFVGIHGMGGVGKTTLAQIIYYRVSNSCCRFEGSSFISCIREESKARGLASLQKQLLSMIMQEEIHVWDQNEGDRMRKKMLSNKRVFIVLDDVDSDEQLTALAGDRKWFGPGSRVIITSRDGHLLKRHGVNDIYEVERLQKDEALQLFSLSAFDKTHPPENYKDLSMDFVKYAQGLPLALNVLGCFLRDRTIDAWKSERDKLKAIPNPKIMDVLQISFDGLEDSQKELFLDMACLSRGQHWVDNTLNDEMLFESFGHYRIDLDVLVEKSLIRKSNYGWLSMHDLLEELGREIVRRECRRDHPGGRSRLFCVEDLYHVLETDTGTDATKAILVHSCAETKDQIVKAKAFSKMRKLRYLKFPDSRTIQWSGDPLKYMPTNELRFLEWPGYHLKTLPSSFPQKNLTVLRMSRSRIKQLWKGSMVLPNLKFFDLSYSKNLIETPDLTGVPNLETIYLLGCRRLCELHPSIGSLKKLYFLLLDKCSSLEKLPDLSRRMECLTHLLARGTAITQIPSVKSNIDACGLWFRFSGSKLMRLKSRDPIYDIGSLVEYQKEGTYDYIEAKCIDFDSKAENILDMAGVVISALDDDLNMISGWSLGFHMIPEWVQYKSNGSFVKIDLDANTNPEMGLAFFIVCDSDHFLGFSSSHDYGPSISISSLFKSPMINLKVVRLTIVFETDEEYYVEYDCSSYVSFGKRIGFWVYIPAVLRLLDIRRVIKISFKTGWNWLSGKPCEKEVEVKECGVHLVFPDDANSKFYNSIASFGRLGFSNSNFHRKFEADMMKDERKEKKGKGIRKLKKGGGSYD; translated from the exons ATGGCCACTCAAACACCCTCTTCATCTACTCCTGAAGTTagtaagaagagaaaaagagacaaTTCATCTTCGTCTCGATGGAAACATGAAGTTTTCCTTAGCTTTTATGGCAAAGATACTCGCACGAGTTTTACGGATCATCTATATGCTGATTTAAAACGGAAAGGTATTCTTGTATTTAGGGATGATGAAGCACTCCAGCGAGGAGAAGACATTTCTAAAGCGCTTCGGAAAGCAATTCAAAAATCACAATACGGCATCGTCATTCTTTCGAAAAATTATACTTCTTCCAAATGGTGCCTTAGGGAACTTGCCGAGATCGTTGAATGGGAGAAAAACACAAAGCTGATCAAAATTATTCCTATTTTCTACTATGTAGATCCTTCAGACGTAAGAAATCAAAGAGGGACTTTTGCAAAAGCTTTCGCCGCACATGAAAAAGATCCCAAGGTAGACATCAAAGAGATTAAAATGTGGAAAAAAGCTTTCAGTAAGGTGGGCGATACTAAAGGAGAGCACATACATCAACACAG GTACGAATCAACAATTATACAAGACATCAGTAGACGTATAACTCAGGAGTTGAATTCTAGATTCTCAAGTCATGATTACGATAAACTTGTTGCAATAGACTCCCAAGTAGACAAAATGATGGAGTTATTGGATATGGAATCGAACGATGTTCGCTTTGTAGGAATTCATGGGATGGGTGGCGTTGGTAAGACAACGTTGGcccaaataatttattatagagTTTCTAATTCTTGTTGTCGATTTGAAGGAAGCagctttatttcttgtattAGAGAAGAATCTAAAGCTCGTGGTCTAGCttctttacaaaaacaacttctttCTATGATCATGCAAGAAGAAATACATGTATGGGATCAAAACGAGGGAGATCGGATGAGAAAGAAGATGCTGAGTAATAAAAGGGTTTTTATTGTCCTTGATGATGTGGATAGTGACGAGCAACTGACGGCATTAGCAGGGGATCGGAAATGGTTTGGTCCAGGGAGTAGGGTGATTATAACAAGCAGAGATGGTCATCTGTTGAAAAGACATGGAGTGAATGATATCTATGAGGTTGAGCGGCTTCAAAAAGATGAAGCATTGCAGCTCTTTAGTTTGTCAGCCTTCGACAAAACCCATCCACCAGAGAATTACAAGGATCTATCTATGGATTTTGTGAAGTATGCTCAAGGCCTTCCTTTAGCTCTTAATGTTTTGGGTTGTTTCTTGCGTGATAGAACAATAGATGCATggaaaagtgagagagataaaCTAAAAGCAATTCCTAATCCAAAAATTATGGATGTACTTCAAATAAGTTTTGATGGGCTGGAGGATTCGCAGAAAGAGTTATTTTTGGATATGGCGTGTTTGTCTCGAGGACAGCATTGGGTGGATAACACACTTAATGATGAGAtgttatttgaaagttttggtCATTATCGCATCGACCTTGATGTTCTCGTCGAGAAGTCCCTCATAAGAAAATCAAACTATGGATGGTtgtccatgcatgatttgctagAAGAACTGGGCAGGGAAATAGTTCGCCGCGAATGTCGTAGAGATCACCCTGGAGGACGGAGTAGACTGTTTTGTGTGGAGGATCTCTATCACGTACTGGAGACTGATACT GGAACTGATGCAACTAAAGCCATACTCGTGCATTCTTGTGCTGAAACGAAAGATCAGATAGTCAAAGCCAAAGCGTTTTCAAAGATGAGAAAATTGAGGTATCTAAAATTCCCTGATTCTCGAACTATACAATGGAGTGGAGATCCTTTAAAATACATGCCAACCAATGAGTTGCGATTTCTAGAGTGGCCTGGATATCATTTGAAAACCTTGCCGAGCAGTTTCCCACAAAAAAATCTTACTGTACTAAGGATGAGTCGCAGCCGTATCAAACAACTATGGAAGGGGTCGATG GTTTTACCCAATTTGAAGTTCTTTGATCTGAGTTATTCTAAGAACTTGATTGAAACGCCAGATTTGACTGGAGTCCCAAATCTTGAGACAATATACCTTTTAGGCTGTAGAAGATTGTGTGAGCTCCACCCATCCATCGGAAGTctcaaaaaattatactttttgtTACTTGACAAATGTTCAAGCCTTGAGAAGTTACCAGACCTGAGTAGACGTATGGAATGCCTGACCCATCTTTTGGCAAGGGGAACTGCTATAACACAAATACCATCTGTTAAGAGCAATATTGATGCCTGTGGCCTTTGGTTTCGTTTTAGTGGAAGCAAGTTGATGCGACTTAAATCAAGGGATCCCATATATGATATCGGATCACTTGTAGAATATCAGAAGGAAGGAACATATGATTACATAGAAGCAAAGTGCATTGATTTTGACAGCAaagcagaaaatattttagacatgGCAGGTGTTGTTATTTCAGCTTTAGATGACGATTTG AACATGATAAGTGGATGGTCGTTGGGATTCCATATGATTCCAGAGTGGGTCCAGTATAAAAGTAATGGCTCCTTTGTGAAGATAGATTTGGATGCTAATACGAATCCGGAGATGGGGTTAGCTTTCTTTATTGTCTGTGATTCTGATCATTTTCTTGGATTCTCTTCTTCTCATGATTATGGACCTAGTATTTCAATTTCTTCGTTATTCAAGAGCCCTATGATAAACTTGAAGGTGGTGAGGCTTACAATAGTGTTTGAGACGgatgaagaatattatgtaGAATATGATTGTTCAAGTTACGTCTCTTTTGGTAAGCGAATTGGATTCTGGGTGTATATACCGGCAGTTTTGCGGTTATTGGATATACGGAGGGTCATTAAGATTTCATTTAAAACAGGCTGGAATTGGTTATCAGGCAAGCCTTGTGAAAAAGAAGTAGAAGTGAAAGAATGCGGGGTGCATTTAGTTTTTCCAGATGATGCTAATTCAAAGTTCTATAATAGCATTGCTTCTTTTGGCCGTTTgggattttcaaattcaaatttccaTCGAAAATTTGAAGCCGATATGATGAAGGacgaaagaaaagaaaaaaagggaaaaggaatAAGAAAGTTGAAGAAGGGTGGCGGCAGTTATGATTAA